A window from Dromaius novaehollandiae isolate bDroNov1 chromosome 1, bDroNov1.hap1, whole genome shotgun sequence encodes these proteins:
- the SLC25A6 gene encoding ADP/ATP translocase 3, with protein MADQAISFLKDFLAGGVAAAISKTAVAPIERVKLLLQVQHASKQIAADKQYKGIIDCVVRIPKEQGVLSFWRGNLANVIRYFPTQALNFAFKDKYKQVFLGGVDKHTQFWRYFAGNLASGGAAGATSLCFVYPLDFARTRLAADVGKAGADREFSGLGDCLVKITKSDGLRGLYQGFNVSVQGIIIYRAAYFGIYDTAKGMLPDPRNTHIVISWMIAQTVTAVAGVVSYPFDTVRRRMMMQSGRKGADIMYSGTIDCWRKIARDEGGKAFFKGAWSNVLRGMGGAFVLVLYDEFKKVI; from the exons ATGGCGGACCAGGCCATCTCCTTCCTCAAGGACTTTCTGGCGGGTGGCGTCGCCGCCGCCATCAGCAAGACGGCAGTGGCGCCCATCGAGCGCGTCAAGCTGTTGCTCCAG GTACAACATGCAAGTAAACAAATTGCTGCTGATAAGCAATACAAGGGTATCATTGATTGTGTAGTGCGTATACCGAAGGAACAAGGAGTGCTGTCCTTCTGGCGTGGAAACTTGGCAAATGTCATCAGATACTTCCCAACTCAAGCCCTCAACTTTGCCTTCAAGGATAAGTATAAGCAGGTGTTCTTAGGAGGAGTAGACAAGCACACTCAATTCTGGAGGTATTTTGCTGGTAACCTGGCTTCTGGTGGTGCAGCTGGAGCCACTTCCCTCTGCTTTGTCTACCCCTTGGATTTTGCAAGAACCCGTTTGGCTGCTGATGTCGGAAAAGCTGGTGCAGACAGAGAATTCTCTGGTCTGGGAGACTGTCTAGTCAAAATTACCAAGTCTGATGGTCTGCGTGGCTTGTACCAAGGGTTCAATGTCTCTGTCCAGGGTATCATCATCTATAGAGCGGCCTACTTTGGAATCTATGATACAGCAAAAG GCATGCTCCCAGATCCCAGAAATACTCATATTGTTATCAGTTGGATGATTGCACAGACGGTGACTGCTGTGGCTGGTGTGGTCTCCTATCCTTTTGATACAGTGCGGCGTAGGATGATGATGCAGTCAGGACGTAAAGGAG CTGATATCATGTACTCTGGAACAATTGACTGCTGGCGGAAGATTGCAAGGGATGAGGGAGGAAAAGCATTCTTCAAGGGTGCATGGTCTAATGTTCTCAGAGGCATGGGGGGTGCTTTTGTGCTTGTGCTGTACGATGAATTCaagaaagtcatttaa